The Pandoraea vervacti DNA window CACCGACAGCTACAAGCGCCTGACGCTCGACGTCAACCGCGAGATCAACGATCAGACCGCCGTGCGCCTGAACGTCATGGGACATGACGCGGATCAGGCCGGGCGCAACAACGTGTACAGCAAGCGTTGGGGTGTCGCACCGTCGGTGGCGTTCGGGCTGAACAGCCCCACCACCGTCACGGTGAGCTACTACCACCTGAATTCGTACGACATGCCGGACTTCAGCGCGCCGTTCCGCGCCGCGGGCGGCACGCCCGACGGCGGCTTCCAGCGCAACCAGTTCTACGGTCTGAACAGTCGTGATTACCGGCGCGGCCAGACCGATACCGGCGAGATCAAGGTCGAACATCGGATCGACGACACGTGGAAGATCAAGAACACCACGATGGTCGGCCGCTCGACGCTCGATTACATCGCAACGAACCCGCAGTTCCTTAACGCGACGTCGAACATCATCGCGCTGCAGGCCAAGAGCGGCAAATACGCCACGAACAGCATCGCCAACCAGACCGAGCTCACCGGCAAGGCAACCTTGTTCGGCTTCGAGCACACGCTCACCGCGGGTCTGGAATTCAGCAACGAACAAAGTCGCTACGAGGGCTATCTCGTCACGGACAGCGCGGGCAACAACATTCGCTCGACGAATTCGGCGGCACTATGTGCCGTGCGGTACAACTGCACGACGATCGGCAACTGGAACCCGGACAATCCGTGGACGGGCAGTATCGCGCTCAATGGCGACAAGGGGTTCCCGGGTGCAGCGACCAACACGCGAACCAACGTCGCGTCGGCATATCTGTTCGACAGTGTGAAGCTCTCCGAGCGCTGGCTCCTTAATGCCGGCGCGCGCTTCGATCGCTTCGACGTCAACGCCGTGCAGGCCGGCGCCCCCGACCTGAAGAACCTCTCGAACCTGTTCAGCTTCCAGTTGGGTCTGGTCTACAAGGTGCTGCCGTCGCTGAGTCTTTACGCGTCGTATGGCACGTCGGCGAACCCGCCGGGCGCGAACAGCGGCCTGGGTGGCGGTACCGACCAGCTCACGTCGACCAACAACAACCTCTCGCCCGAGCGCAGCCGCAACATTGAAATCGGCGCGAAGTGGGACGTGATCGACCAGCGTCTGTCGTTGACGGCGGCCCTCTTCCAGACCGACAAGACGAACGCGCGCGTGTCCGATGGACTGGGCGGCACGATCAACGCGGGAAGCCAGCGCGTGCGCGGGGCCGAACTCGGTTGGGCGGGCAGCCTGACGAGTCATTGGCGCGTGTTCGGCGGGTATTCGTATCTGAACGCCGTGACGACCGACGCGGGCCCTGCCGCCGCTCCGGGATCGAACGGCTTGCCGATGGTGATGGTGCCCAAGCACAACCTGACGCTGTGGACGGACTATGAAGTGATGCCGAAGCTCACGCTCGGCGCGGGCATGACGCTTTCGAGCCTCACATACGCGTCGGTGTCGCCGTCGGTGCGCAAGTGGACGCCGGGCTATGCCCGCTTCGATGCGATGGCCACCTATCGCGTATCGCGCTCGGTCGATCTGCAACTGAACGTGCAGAATATTTTCGACAAGAAGTATTACTCGAGCGCCTACCCGATCTACGCCACGTGGGCGCCGGGTCGCACCGCCATGTTGACGCTCAACTTCCATCAGTGAGGGCGCGTCGGTAAGCACCGCTGTGCGAAATGAACGAAAGGGGATCCGGTCATCGTGGCCGGATCCCCTTTTGCTTTCTTTCTGGCGCCAAACGCCCTTCTCCAGCGAGGGCGCCCGGTCACCGGACAAGTCGTCACGGCCGGGGTTCGTCGCAAACCGGCGCCAACGTGCCCATTGCCCCTTGCTGGTAGCGACGCGTCAGGGCGACGAGATCACCTTCGTCGCGCGCGGCGAAATTGCCGCGATACACGACGGACTCACCCAGCGGTTCACCGCCGGCGAGCATCAGGCGCGCGCCCTTGCGCCCGGCGAGTTGCCATACGCCAGGCGGCAGCGACAACGCTTCCGTGCCGCCCCCCTCTGCGCGTAACGCATACCCGGCGACGGCGGCTTCGCCTTGCGCAATCAGCGCAAGCCAGCGGCGTCCGTCACACGGGATCTCCAACGTGCGCAACGCGTCCGCCTGCCAGTCGAGTTGCAGCAACGTGGTGCGCCCGCCTTCGGCGCGCGCCACGTCACGTTCGCCCCAGTCACCGCACACCAGCGTCAAATCGACATCGCCCTCACGCCAGCGCGACATGGACTCGGCACGCACGACCGTCTGGGCGGGCGCGCCGTGCGGATGGCGGCCGGCGCGACTCACGACCATGCGCACACCCCGCACCGAGGCACGGCCACTGTCGGGCGCCTCTTCATGCACGGTGCCGCAGTTGGTTTCGAGCCAGAGCAGATCGCCGGGACGCAGCGCATCGTCGCCGCCGTGCGCGTGACGGCAGCGCAGCGAAGTCGTCGAATCCGGAAAAAGGTAGGTCGCCACGACACACCCGGCATGCGGATGCGGCGGAATGCACGCGCCCTGACGCCGGAAGATGTCGACCGACAGGAACGGGTCGGTGTCTTCGACCTGATCGAAAACACCCGCGCCCGCCGCAGCCGCACAACGGCCGGGACGGGACACGGGAAGCACGCGCGGGATAGCCAACGCGTCGGCGGCTGTCGCCGGGCGCTTGATCGAACGCGGATGCAGCGGCGTCGAGCTGGCCATGGGGGATTCCTGCGCGTGCTTCAGACGTTACGGGAAGACGTCGGGTCGCTTACAGCGCCGCGATGGCTTCGCGAGCACCGGCGAAGGCCGCCGCCGCCGACTCCGGACCCCGTGCCAGACCTTCGGCGAAGATGAACGTCACGTCCGTCATGCCGAGAAAGCCGAGAATCGTCTTGATGTACGGCGTCTGGCTGTCGGCCGGCGTGTCTTTGTAGTTGCCGCCGCGGGCGAACGCCACGATCACCTTCTTGCCCTGAATCAGGCCTTCCACGCTGCCGTCTTCACGGTAACGGAAAGTCACGCGGGCACGGGCGATCCAGTCGAAGTACGACTTCAGTTGCGTAGGCACCTGGAAGTTGTACAGCGGCACGCCGAACACGATGTAATCGGCGGCCTGAATTTCGGCGATCAGTTCGTCGCTGCGGGCGATGATGGCCTTCTGCGCGTCGGTGCGCTGCTCTTCCGGCGTGAAGAACGCGCCAATCACCGCTTCATCGAGGTGCGGCACGCCATCGGTCAGCAGATCGCGCACGACAACCTTGGCGCCGGCGTTCTTGGCGACGAGTTGAGCGACCGCTTCATTGGCGAGCGTGGTCGAGTTGGCGCCTTGCGAACGGGCGGCGGAATTGATTTGCAGAATGGTGGTCATGTCGCTGGCTCCAGAGCCGGGGTAGTCCCGAAAGGTTCGAAAATCCGTTCGCACCCGGGCCCCGTGTCGGGAGCGCCTTGAATTGTGCGTCGGCTTGGGATGAATTCTAGTTACCCACAAAAATGAAACAAGCCGGTAAAATCGAATTGTTTGTTCCCTTTTTGGAACAATGACTCTTGCCCTGAACGGCAATTTGGCTGAATGACCGCGTCACCGAGGAGCGCGCGCGATGATTGACGATCTGAACGACATGCTGATCTTCGCGGAAGTCGTGCGCTCGGGCAGCATCACACGCGCGGGCGAGCGTCTGGATCTGCCCAAGGCGACCGTCAGCCGACGGCTCTCGCGTCTGGAGTCCCGTCTCGGCACGAAGCTGCTGCACAAGACGACCCGGCGCCTGGAACTCACGGAAGTCGGCGAGGCGTATTACGAGCGTTGTCTGCCGATTCTCGAAGAGGTGGAAGAAACGCGAGACTTCGCCTCGCAGATGTCGAGCAAGCCGCGCGGCCGTCTGCGCATTACGGCGCCTGCCGACTTCGCCGCACAATGGCTGGCCGTGCCGCTGGCGACCTTCTGCGCGGCGTATCCGGAAATTACCGTCGACGTCGACCTGAGTTCGCGTCACGTCGACCTGATCGCCGAGCGGGTGGACGTCGCCATCCGCGCCGGGCAACTCTCCGATTCGACCCTCGTCGCAAGGCCGCTGCTCAAGCTCACGCGCAGTCTTTATGCGAGCCCGCTGTACCTGAGTGCAACGGGCTTGCCCGCGACGCCCGACGAACTCGCAGGCCATCGCTTCGTGATCCTGCAAGGTGCGCGTCGCCTGTTCAACACCGACACGCTGCACAAGGGCCGCCAGCGTGTGGATGTCACCATGCACGGCGCGATTCAGGTCAACAGCATGGGGATGGTCAAGGAGATGGCGCTCGCGGGCAGCGGTATCGCCGCGCTCACGGACATTCTCGCGGAAGACGCGCTGCGCGCAGGGCGTCTCGTGAAGGTGCTGCCCGACTGGTCGCTGCCGCAGAGTCCGGTGCATCTGGTCACGCCATCGCGACGCTTCCTGCCACGCAAGACGCAGGCCTTCATCGAGCATATGCTCGCCGTCGCACGCACCTGTCCGGAAGAAAACCGCGACCCGTCGGTACCGGGTCCGGCAC harbors:
- a CDS encoding TonB-dependent receptor gives rise to the protein MSTAIQTRQRLLASACALVAAGSFALPALPAHAQTSRQMPPGAPDASSGASNTSGTAQTGGNAAPAVALPTTQVSDSAVSSPMQTKTLPSYKFVAPLRDTPRSITVIPEELIKQTNATTFAEALKTVPGITFLGGDAAANPSADRPVIRGFESRNSIFVDGMRDSGVQNRETFAIENISVIKGPDSVYAGRGAVGGSIDITTKTARLEDFTNASLGLGTDSYKRLTLDVNREINDQTAVRLNVMGHDADQAGRNNVYSKRWGVAPSVAFGLNSPTTVTVSYYHLNSYDMPDFSAPFRAAGGTPDGGFQRNQFYGLNSRDYRRGQTDTGEIKVEHRIDDTWKIKNTTMVGRSTLDYIATNPQFLNATSNIIALQAKSGKYATNSIANQTELTGKATLFGFEHTLTAGLEFSNEQSRYEGYLVTDSAGNNIRSTNSAALCAVRYNCTTIGNWNPDNPWTGSIALNGDKGFPGAATNTRTNVASAYLFDSVKLSERWLLNAGARFDRFDVNAVQAGAPDLKNLSNLFSFQLGLVYKVLPSLSLYASYGTSANPPGANSGLGGGTDQLTSTNNNLSPERSRNIEIGAKWDVIDQRLSLTAALFQTDKTNARVSDGLGGTINAGSQRVRGAELGWAGSLTSHWRVFGGYSYLNAVTTDAGPAAAPGSNGLPMVMVPKHNLTLWTDYEVMPKLTLGAGMTLSSLTYASVSPSVRKWTPGYARFDAMATYRVSRSVDLQLNVQNIFDKKYYSSAYPIYATWAPGRTAMLTLNFHQ
- a CDS encoding pirin-like C-terminal cupin domain-containing protein, with the protein product MASSTPLHPRSIKRPATAADALAIPRVLPVSRPGRCAAAAGAGVFDQVEDTDPFLSVDIFRRQGACIPPHPHAGCVVATYLFPDSTTSLRCRHAHGGDDALRPGDLLWLETNCGTVHEEAPDSGRASVRGVRMVVSRAGRHPHGAPAQTVVRAESMSRWREGDVDLTLVCGDWGERDVARAEGGRTTLLQLDWQADALRTLEIPCDGRRWLALIAQGEAAVAGYALRAEGGGTEALSLPPGVWQLAGRKGARLMLAGGEPLGESVVYRGNFAARDEGDLVALTRRYQQGAMGTLAPVCDEPRP
- a CDS encoding FMN-dependent NADH-azoreductase, translating into MTTILQINSAARSQGANSTTLANEAVAQLVAKNAGAKVVVRDLLTDGVPHLDEAVIGAFFTPEEQRTDAQKAIIARSDELIAEIQAADYIVFGVPLYNFQVPTQLKSYFDWIARARVTFRYREDGSVEGLIQGKKVIVAFARGGNYKDTPADSQTPYIKTILGFLGMTDVTFIFAEGLARGPESAAAAFAGAREAIAAL
- a CDS encoding LysR family transcriptional regulator, translated to MIDDLNDMLIFAEVVRSGSITRAGERLDLPKATVSRRLSRLESRLGTKLLHKTTRRLELTEVGEAYYERCLPILEEVEETRDFASQMSSKPRGRLRITAPADFAAQWLAVPLATFCAAYPEITVDVDLSSRHVDLIAERVDVAIRAGQLSDSTLVARPLLKLTRSLYASPLYLSATGLPATPDELAGHRFVILQGARRLFNTDTLHKGRQRVDVTMHGAIQVNSMGMVKEMALAGSGIAALTDILAEDALRAGRLVKVLPDWSLPQSPVHLVTPSRRFLPRKTQAFIEHMLAVARTCPEENRDPSVPGPAQG